The proteins below come from a single Prochlorococcus marinus CUG1415 genomic window:
- a CDS encoding SAM-dependent methyltransferase, which yields MNSLPANNPDWLVKKITKMGGTISFYEYMNFVLNDPINGYYGSGKAELGVRGDFVTSPSLSDDFAFLVGKQIEDWLTQFKSCFLSNEKLAVIEFGAGDGSFMSGLIKYLLGSSKNFLEGVSFVIIEPNKGMVEKQKNKLEEFLYLGIDILWKGLEEIEENNINGIVIANEVLDALPVERITFSKGNLFRQAVSIDKKSGKLIFDNMPITSELGKSIELAKNGLGITIPPKDALEGWTTEWHVDNSKWLKALYGKINNGILLIIDYAKEAKKYYTSKNSDGTIVSYENQKMMNNVLDSPGNCDLTSHVCIETLINDAETLGFNNVGITKQGEALLALGLAERLYGIQKEFKEDLSNALLRREALLRLVDPVCLGDFKWFVFNKFKEKKMNINSTCLR from the coding sequence ATGAATAGCTTACCCGCGAATAATCCTGATTGGTTAGTAAAAAAAATAACAAAAATGGGTGGGACTATAAGTTTTTATGAATATATGAATTTTGTTTTAAATGATCCTATTAATGGTTATTACGGCAGCGGTAAAGCTGAGTTGGGTGTTCGAGGTGATTTTGTTACATCACCCTCTTTATCAGATGATTTTGCTTTTTTGGTTGGAAAACAAATAGAAGATTGGTTGACTCAGTTCAAAAGTTGTTTCTTATCAAATGAGAAATTAGCTGTAATTGAATTTGGAGCTGGAGATGGAAGCTTTATGAGTGGATTAATTAAATATTTATTAGGAAGTAGTAAGAATTTTTTGGAAGGAGTTTCCTTTGTAATCATTGAACCTAATAAAGGGATGGTAGAAAAACAAAAAAACAAATTGGAGGAATTTTTATACTTAGGTATTGATATTTTATGGAAAGGTTTGGAAGAAATAGAGGAAAATAACATCAATGGAATTGTAATAGCAAATGAGGTTTTAGATGCTTTGCCAGTAGAGAGAATAACCTTTTCAAAAGGAAACTTATTTCGACAAGCAGTATCTATAGACAAAAAATCAGGCAAATTAATTTTTGATAATATGCCAATTACAAGTGAATTGGGAAAAAGTATCGAACTTGCTAAAAATGGATTGGGCATAACTATTCCTCCTAAAGATGCCCTTGAAGGATGGACGACAGAATGGCATGTTGATAACTCAAAATGGTTAAAAGCTCTTTATGGAAAAATCAATAATGGTATTTTATTGATAATTGATTACGCTAAAGAAGCTAAAAAATACTATACCTCTAAGAATTCTGATGGGACGATAGTTTCTTATGAAAATCAAAAAATGATGAATAATGTCCTAGATTCTCCTGGGAATTGCGATTTGACATCTCATGTGTGTATAGAAACTTTAATTAATGATGCTGAGACTCTTGGATTTAATAATGTTGGGATCACTAAACAAGGAGAGGCGTTGTTAGCACTTGGATTAGCAGAGAGACTTTATGGAATTCAGAAAGAATTTAAGGAGGATTTATCTAATGCCCTTTTAAGAAGAGAGGCATTACTGAGACTTGTTGATCCTGTATGTCTTGGTGATTTTAAGTGGTTTGTTTTTAATAAGTTTAAGGAGAAGAAAATGAATATAAATTCAACCTGCTTGCGTTAA
- the aroB gene encoding 3-dehydroquinate synthase, with protein sequence MHNRKILVPLGDKSYEVTIEAGILNNICEELLKIGITKNRKILVISNKEISNLYGEKLLSHFKHNNFQAQIFLIKAGESHKNLKTLSEIYDIAFEFGLDRNSIIIALGGGIVGDVSGFAAATWLRGIEYIQIPTTLLSMVDSSVGGKTGVNHPKGKNLIGAFNQPKAVFIDPETLKSLPKREFCAGMAEVIKYGVIRDKELFEYLEIEKNKDELINLKNEYLIKIIYSSIKTKSYIVSQDEHENGIRAILNYGHSFGHVIENLCGYGKFLHGEAISIGMNIAGKIAIEKGLWSKEELKRQRNLLDSYDLPSDIPRINKEDVLTILMGDKKVRDGKMRFILPKKIGEVDIYDDVKDSLFLKFFS encoded by the coding sequence GTGCATAATAGAAAGATATTAGTTCCATTAGGTGATAAGTCATACGAAGTAACTATAGAAGCAGGAATACTCAATAATATCTGCGAAGAACTTTTAAAAATTGGAATAACAAAAAATAGAAAAATACTTGTAATTTCAAACAAAGAAATATCAAATTTATATGGAGAAAAATTATTAAGTCATTTCAAACATAATAATTTTCAAGCCCAAATATTTCTTATCAAGGCTGGAGAATCACATAAAAACTTGAAAACTTTAAGTGAAATATATGACATTGCATTTGAATTTGGTTTAGATAGAAATTCAATAATCATTGCTCTTGGAGGAGGAATTGTTGGAGATGTAAGTGGTTTTGCTGCGGCGACTTGGCTGAGAGGTATCGAATATATTCAGATACCAACAACATTATTATCTATGGTTGATTCATCCGTCGGAGGGAAAACAGGGGTAAATCATCCTAAAGGCAAAAATTTAATTGGAGCTTTCAATCAACCTAAAGCAGTTTTTATTGACCCAGAAACTTTAAAAAGTTTGCCCAAAAGAGAATTTTGTGCGGGCATGGCCGAAGTAATAAAATACGGAGTCATAAGAGATAAAGAACTTTTCGAATACTTAGAAATTGAAAAGAACAAAGATGAACTTATCAACCTCAAAAATGAATATTTAATTAAAATAATTTATAGTTCAATTAAAACGAAGTCTTATATTGTTTCTCAAGACGAACATGAAAATGGTATTAGAGCAATATTGAATTATGGTCATTCTTTTGGTCACGTTATTGAAAATTTATGTGGATACGGAAAATTTCTACATGGTGAGGCCATATCAATTGGGATGAATATTGCGGGGAAAATAGCAATTGAGAAAGGTTTATGGTCTAAAGAAGAATTAAAAAGACAGCGGAATCTTTTGGATAGTTACGATCTTCCTAGCGATATCCCCAGAATAAATAAGGAAGACGTTCTAACAATACTTATGGGCGACAAAAAAGTTCGTGATGGCAAAATGAGATTCATCTTACCGAAAAAAATTGGTGAAGTAGATATATATGATGACGTAAAGGATTCATTATTTTTAAAGTTTTTTTCTTAA
- a CDS encoding 5-(carboxyamino)imidazole ribonucleotide synthase — protein sequence MSLKKNINIIKKNYSLGIIGGGQLALMLTEAAKKRDLEVCVQTKSFDDPAGLKADHVIEADPLKIRGNKSLINECEKIIFENEWIQIDKLNLIDNNDIFVPSLNAIKPLVDRFSQKKLIDSMKIPCPKWISIEDFKNLSDEEINNWSFPLMAKSNKGGYDGKGNKKIKTKEDLDSFLTETNSDEWLIEEWIDYEKELALVGSRDITGKIRFFPIIETFQSNHVCDWVFAPATTEYDLNLFAINIFSSIVNELNYVGVLAIEFFYGLNGLLINEIAPRTHNSAHFSIEACTSSQFDQYICISSGIIPPEIKMNCEGAIMINLLGLKKNFPISMETRVKMLSEIEGSNIHCYGKSREILGRKMAHITFLLNGKTHAERYDESQVLLTMVRDIWPSPNV from the coding sequence ATGAGTTTAAAAAAAAATATAAACATTATTAAGAAAAATTATTCTCTAGGAATAATTGGAGGGGGGCAACTGGCTTTGATGTTAACTGAGGCAGCAAAAAAAAGAGATTTAGAAGTATGTGTTCAAACAAAATCGTTTGATGATCCTGCCGGCTTAAAAGCAGATCATGTCATAGAAGCTGATCCTTTAAAGATAAGGGGTAATAAATCATTAATTAATGAGTGTGAAAAAATAATTTTTGAAAATGAATGGATACAAATTGATAAATTAAATTTAATTGACAATAATGATATTTTCGTCCCAAGCCTTAATGCAATTAAGCCCTTAGTAGATAGGTTTTCTCAAAAAAAATTAATAGATAGTATGAAGATACCCTGTCCAAAATGGATAAGTATTGAAGATTTTAAAAATCTCTCGGATGAGGAAATCAATAATTGGAGCTTCCCTTTAATGGCAAAATCAAATAAAGGTGGATATGACGGTAAAGGGAACAAAAAAATAAAGACAAAAGAAGATTTAGATTCTTTTTTAACAGAGACTAATTCTGATGAATGGTTAATAGAAGAATGGATAGATTATGAAAAAGAACTAGCTCTTGTTGGTTCGAGAGATATAACCGGTAAGATAAGATTCTTTCCAATCATTGAGACATTCCAATCAAACCATGTTTGTGATTGGGTTTTTGCGCCTGCGACAACTGAATATGATTTAAATTTATTTGCAATAAATATTTTCTCTTCAATAGTAAATGAACTTAATTACGTTGGGGTTTTAGCTATTGAATTCTTTTATGGATTAAATGGTCTTTTGATTAATGAAATAGCTCCTAGAACTCATAACTCAGCTCATTTTTCTATTGAAGCTTGTACTTCAAGTCAGTTTGATCAATATATTTGCATTTCTTCTGGGATAATACCACCCGAAATTAAAATGAACTGCGAAGGGGCAATTATGATAAATTTACTGGGATTAAAAAAGAATTTCCCAATTTCAATGGAAACAAGAGTTAAAATGTTATCTGAAATTGAGGGTTCTAATATTCATTGTTATGGCAAATCTCGAGAAATTCTGGGAAGAAAAATGGCTCACATTACATTTTTATTAAATGGTAAAACGCATGCAGAAAGATACGATGAATCACAAGTTTTATTAACTATGGTAAGAGACATTTGGCCATCTCCAAATGTATAA